The Candidatus Eisenbacteria bacterium genome contains a region encoding:
- a CDS encoding ATP-binding protein, with protein sequence MHRHLQGGLVKIAFIGTHGIGKTTLCFELAAELKKRDQSVDMVKEVARSCPLPINQETTLSAQTWILHTQIANEIAAAEAYEIVICDRSVMDNYAYLIHRLQPIGHLDELIRGWIATYDHLFKVPIIGRPTYDGTRDTNKEFQWGIDEEVERLVARFGLVPHRLDPTRRGHWMADILKIVVPGLVIRQESLFPED encoded by the coding sequence CTGCACCGACATCTCCAGGGGGGGCTCGTGAAAATCGCGTTTATCGGAACTCACGGTATTGGAAAAACGACCCTCTGTTTTGAACTGGCGGCGGAGCTTAAGAAGCGGGATCAATCGGTGGACATGGTCAAGGAGGTAGCCCGCAGCTGCCCCCTTCCGATTAATCAGGAAACAACCCTCTCCGCACAGACCTGGATCCTGCATACGCAAATCGCGAATGAGATTGCCGCGGCGGAAGCTTATGAAATCGTCATCTGCGACCGTAGCGTCATGGATAATTACGCCTATTTGATTCACCGATTGCAGCCGATCGGCCATCTGGATGAATTGATCCGCGGATGGATCGCCACCTATGACCATTTGTTCAAGGTCCCCATCATCGGCCGCCCGACCTACGACGGCACCCGGGACACGAATAAGGAATTCCAATGGGGTATTGATGAGGAGGTCGAGCGGCTTGTCGCGCGATTCGGTCTCGTTCCGCATCGGCTGGATCCCACGCGCCGCGGGCATTGGATGGCGGATATCCTCAAGATCGTCGTGCCGGGGCTGGTCATCCGCCAGGAAAGCCTCTTCCCGGAGGACTAA
- a CDS encoding SdpI family protein, which translates to MTDLYTLGLAQIILGLVIAALCIPLIRGRVPRNRFYGFRFPQSLESDANWFAINRFGGRRLFIWSIVFVILGAAILMNLIAPQSIFIWAGLSVPVILFIPIIQTYIYGRSLSDKDI; encoded by the coding sequence TTGACGGATCTATACACCCTCGGTTTGGCGCAGATCATTTTGGGACTGGTGATCGCCGCTCTTTGTATACCCCTGATACGGGGGCGGGTGCCGCGTAATCGGTTCTATGGTTTCCGGTTTCCCCAATCGTTGGAGTCGGATGCAAACTGGTTTGCTATCAACCGCTTCGGCGGCAGAAGACTCTTCATCTGGTCCATTGTCTTCGTTATTTTGGGTGCGGCGATATTAATGAATCTGATTGCGCCGCAGTCAATCTTCATTTGGGCGGGGCTTTCCGTGCCGGTGATTCTCTTCATCCCCATCATTCAGACTTATATCTACGGCAGGAGTCTCTCGGATAAAGACATTTAA
- a CDS encoding TetR/AcrR family transcriptional regulator, producing MDKKKQILEAAQSLFARFGLKKVTTDDIARKASVSKATVYKYYSNKDEILADVVQLETEFLLLKIRNAVELETTALKKLRAYLLTKALFIRDLTNLYKVTRFSEDGFWPHIRDARVTCIIEENKILQSILKGGIETNELNVPRVDLTAHVLVISFRSLEFPWALEGSDLSIEEHIDQLLQVIYYGIENKAS from the coding sequence ATGGACAAAAAGAAGCAGATCTTAGAGGCGGCCCAATCTCTTTTTGCTCGCTTTGGGCTAAAAAAGGTCACGACGGATGATATTGCGCGGAAGGCATCTGTATCTAAGGCAACAGTTTACAAATATTACTCGAATAAAGATGAGATTTTGGCGGATGTCGTTCAACTCGAAACGGAGTTCCTCCTCCTGAAAATTAGAAACGCCGTCGAACTCGAGACAACGGCTCTCAAAAAGCTCCGCGCCTACCTTCTGACCAAAGCCCTCTTCATCCGTGATCTTACGAACCTATATAAGGTGACACGATTCTCCGAGGATGGATTTTGGCCGCATATCCGCGATGCCCGGGTAACCTGCATTATCGAAGAAAATAAAATCCTCCAATCGATACTAAAAGGTGGAATCGAGACGAATGAATTAAATGTCCCAAGGGTGGATCTCACGGCGCATGTCCTTGTCATTTCTTTCCGTTCTTTAGAATTCCCCTGGGCGCTCGAGGGATCGGATCTCTCCATCGAGGAGCATATCGATCAACTCCTTCAAGTCATTTATTACGGGATAGAAAACAAAGCGAGTTGA
- a CDS encoding 4Fe-4S binding protein, with translation MKSTEQAYTRLQKHLDHQAVGFPATQSGAEIKILKHIFTPSEAEIATCLTYKFEPLETIYNRARHLVETPLELEKILESTQKKGGLECKIKDGKRQYCNAPLVVGMYEFQLGRLTPEFIKNFDEYTSDKKFGIDLLSTELPQMRTIPIEESLRVESNVSTFDEVRTLMQKAEEPFVILECICRKKKSLQGRTCKVTDRHETCLAIGPMAQSARECGLGREISREAAMTILEKNQQEGLILQPSNTERAEFICSCCGCCCGMLLMHKRLPNPLDFWASNFYAEADSGKCEGCGVCEERCQVQAVTVSKDSQTAVVDLNRCLGCGVCVSLCPTEAITLVKKQTEVKPPPTREDLYDIIMAKKKSRLGKLKLQGKMVYKAIRTGQADHLQ, from the coding sequence ATGAAGTCAACCGAACAAGCCTATACAAGACTACAAAAACATTTGGATCATCAAGCGGTGGGATTTCCCGCAACACAGTCCGGCGCCGAGATTAAAATTCTGAAGCATATCTTCACGCCCAGTGAAGCCGAGATCGCCACCTGTTTAACGTACAAGTTCGAACCGCTTGAAACAATTTATAATAGAGCCCGGCATCTCGTTGAAACGCCCTTAGAGCTGGAAAAGATTCTCGAATCGACGCAAAAAAAAGGCGGCCTCGAGTGCAAAATCAAGGACGGCAAGCGGCAATACTGCAACGCTCCCCTCGTCGTGGGGATGTATGAATTTCAGCTTGGGCGGCTCACTCCTGAGTTTATCAAAAATTTCGACGAATATACATCAGACAAGAAATTCGGAATCGATCTGCTGAGCACTGAGCTTCCCCAAATGCGCACGATCCCCATTGAAGAGAGTCTCCGCGTGGAGAGCAATGTCAGCACCTTTGATGAGGTAAGGACCCTGATGCAAAAGGCCGAGGAGCCCTTTGTTATCCTTGAATGCATCTGCCGCAAAAAGAAATCTCTGCAGGGCAGAACCTGCAAAGTAACAGATCGCCATGAGACCTGCCTCGCCATCGGTCCCATGGCCCAATCCGCCAGGGAATGCGGGCTCGGGCGGGAAATCTCAAGGGAAGCGGCGATGACGATTCTTGAGAAGAATCAGCAAGAGGGGTTGATCCTGCAGCCATCAAACACGGAGCGGGCCGAATTCATCTGTTCCTGCTGCGGCTGCTGTTGCGGCATGCTCCTCATGCACAAGCGACTCCCCAATCCCCTGGATTTCTGGGCCTCGAACTTTTATGCCGAGGCGGACAGCGGCAAATGCGAAGGATGCGGCGTCTGTGAGGAACGTTGCCAGGTCCAGGCCGTGACCGTCTCCAAAGACAGCCAAACCGCCGTGGTGGATCTGAATCGCTGTCTCGGGTGCGGCGTCTGTGTCAGTCTCTGTCCGACAGAAGCCATCACATTGGTAAAAAAGCAAACCGAAGTTAAACCACCCCCGACGCGGGAAGATCTCTACGACATCATCATGGCCAAAAAGAAGAGTCGCTTGGGAAAATTGAAGCTTCAAGGAAAGATGGTTTATAAGGCGATTCGGACCGGGCAGGCTGACCATCTCCAGTAG
- a CDS encoding P1 family peptidase: MHPHGDITDVPGIRVGHAQDPEALTGCTAILFPPDGAVAGMEQIGGAPGTRETDLLRTRHLVQKIHGLVFAGGSAFGLDAASGVVTYLESQGVGFPTGAARVPIVPSAVIYDLGIGDASIRPDAQMGRWAAERARGAEAGPLQQGNVGAGTGASVGKVLGKEWAMKGGEGSSSARLPNDVFVGALAVVNAFGDIIDRSTGEIVAGARNPSGDPPFVDTLSILRERTGMGELQFGRQGQKETPGTVLGLVAVNAQLTKEEANIIARMAVAGLARVIRPAFTLLDGDTVFAVSMGGARADTSTLGAVAAEVLADAVMQGVRQAKWAGDLPSCTDISRGGS; this comes from the coding sequence ATGCATCCCCATGGTGATATTACAGATGTTCCCGGAATTCGTGTCGGGCATGCCCAGGATCCGGAAGCGTTGACCGGCTGCACCGCCATCCTCTTTCCGCCGGATGGCGCCGTCGCCGGTATGGAGCAGATCGGTGGCGCACCCGGGACACGTGAAACCGATCTGCTGCGAACGCGGCACCTCGTACAAAAAATCCATGGCCTCGTCTTTGCCGGAGGAAGCGCCTTTGGATTGGATGCCGCATCGGGTGTTGTGACCTATCTGGAGTCGCAGGGCGTCGGATTTCCCACAGGCGCGGCCCGCGTGCCGATTGTGCCCTCCGCCGTGATCTATGATCTGGGGATCGGCGATGCTTCCATCCGGCCCGATGCTCAAATGGGCCGCTGGGCGGCCGAACGAGCGCGGGGTGCGGAGGCCGGACCCCTGCAGCAGGGAAATGTCGGCGCGGGGACGGGCGCGTCGGTCGGCAAGGTTTTGGGCAAGGAGTGGGCGATGAAGGGTGGTGAGGGATCCTCCTCGGCCAGGCTCCCCAATGATGTCTTTGTCGGCGCGCTGGCCGTGGTGAATGCCTTCGGTGACATTATCGACCGGTCGACCGGCGAGATCGTTGCGGGAGCGAGGAACCCCTCCGGCGATCCTCCCTTTGTGGATACCCTCTCGATCCTCCGCGAGCGGACGGGAATGGGCGAGCTTCAGTTCGGCCGGCAGGGTCAGAAGGAAACGCCGGGTACGGTGCTGGGTCTTGTTGCCGTGAACGCGCAACTCACGAAAGAGGAAGCAAACATTATTGCCAGGATGGCGGTTGCCGGATTGGCGCGTGTCATCCGCCCGGCTTTCACATTACTCGATGGCGATACGGTCTTTGCCGTGTCGATGGGGGGGGCGCGGGCCGATACGAGCACACTCGGAGCGGTTGCCGCAGAGGTTTTGGCCGATGCGGTGATGCAGGGTGTGCGCCAAGCCAAGTGGGCGGGTGATCTGCCGTCCTGCACCGACATCTCCAGGGGGGGCTCGTGA
- a CDS encoding CpXC domain-containing protein: MSASREITLECPSCKVSQTMTVYGSINATQNPELRAELLEGKINIFQCKQCDGKSFVDTNFIYHDMRQELLVMYQPWRAVEEEQFLLQFDRKGNMKIPKGFDKPPDKGAYTLNPHIVFGMDELVRFIMFRELLHAQETELH, from the coding sequence ATGTCAGCCTCTCGTGAAATTACCCTGGAGTGCCCCTCCTGCAAGGTGAGCCAAACGATGACTGTCTATGGATCCATCAATGCGACTCAGAATCCCGAGCTCCGGGCTGAACTGCTGGAGGGGAAAATAAACATCTTTCAGTGCAAGCAATGCGACGGCAAGAGCTTTGTGGATACCAATTTTATCTATCATGACATGAGGCAGGAGCTTCTCGTTATGTATCAGCCCTGGCGCGCTGTCGAGGAAGAACAATTTCTTCTTCAGTTTGATCGAAAAGGCAATATGAAAATCCCAAAGGGGTTCGACAAGCCGCCGGATAAAGGGGCCTACACTCTCAACCCCCATATTGTCTTTGGCATGGACGAATTGGTGCGGTTCATCATGTTCAGGGAATTGTTGCACGCACAGGAAACGGAATTGCATTGA
- a CDS encoding GNAT family N-acetyltransferase, whose product MIEIRALKPDDYEQLIQLLMEFFVYAGNDILDDEETSRLWDKAIDEEKNYHMMCAIDHGELVGIVSVTFGESSYKAAPFAWCDDLYVKKAYRGHGIAKMLMERICDFSARVGCSNVLLGVGIDDEHAKELYKSLGFIEMRNTLLTLRTEL is encoded by the coding sequence ATGATAGAGATTAGAGCACTCAAACCGGATGACTATGAACAACTGATCCAGCTTCTCATGGAGTTCTTTGTCTATGCGGGCAATGACATCCTCGACGATGAAGAAACCAGCCGATTATGGGACAAAGCCATCGACGAAGAGAAGAATTATCACATGATGTGCGCCATCGATCATGGCGAATTGGTCGGCATCGTCTCGGTAACATTCGGCGAAAGCAGCTATAAGGCGGCTCCTTTTGCCTGGTGCGACGATCTTTATGTAAAAAAGGCTTATCGCGGGCACGGTATCGCCAAAATGCTAATGGAAAGGATCTGCGATTTCTCCGCCCGTGTGGGTTGTTCCAACGTCCTTCTGGGCGTTGGCATAGACGATGAACACGCCAAGGAGCTGTATAAATCCCTGGGTTTCATTGAAATGCGAAATACTCTCCTGACCTTGCGGACGGAGCTATAG